In Gaiellales bacterium, the genomic window CAGGTCATCGGTACGCCGCGACCGGTGTCGGAGCAGCGGGTCTACAAGGCGATCGACCAGCTGAGCGCCTAGCGCTCTTCCTTCAGCAGGGTCGAGATGCGCTGCCGGGTGACGCCGAACATCGCCGCGATCCGGTTGATGCTCACGTTCTCTCCCTGCAGGGCCAACGCCTGCTCGCGTCGCCAGGCCGATCCCGCACGGGCGAGGGACGCGAGCACCGTGCTGATGCGCTCGACGACGAGGGGCCGCGCCTCCCCCGAGACGATCTCGGTCCAGCTGCGCCCGGAGCGGCGCTGGGCCAGTAGCTCCTCGGCGCGTTCCCGGGCCTGCGCGAGCTGCTCGATGCAGTGGTCGAGCTCGGCGACGAGGTCCTGGAGTGCGGCCTCCGCCTTCATGACCACCCTCCGTCCCCGCTGTTGTATTCGGTTGCACGCTACCGGATTGAAACGGCTGTTGCATGCAACGGTTGCTGCATGCAACAGCGGTTGCATGCGACTGCGGAAGGTGATTGATTGTGTGAAACGGGGTTCGTCAGCGCTGCCGCTCCGGACGATCGAGCGACTACGAGAACGGAATTTCCCGGATGTCCACGCGCAGCGCCAGCATCGACCTCCCGCCGACGGCGGGGAGCGTCACCGCGGCCCGGCGGCTGGTGCGGGAGCTGCTCGCCGTCTGGAGCGTTCCCCACGACCACGAGGACGCCGAACTGCTCGTCACCGAACTGGTGGCCAACGTCGTCGACCATGTGCGCGGCGAGGCAGACCTCACCCTCGAGCTGTCGGTGTCCGACACGTGGCTGCGCATCGCAGTCGTGGACGGGTCGTC contains:
- a CDS encoding ATP-binding protein — translated: MSTRSASIDLPPTAGSVTAARRLVRELLAVWSVPHDHEDAELLVTELVANVVDHVRGEADLTLELSVSDTWLRIAVVDGSSIRPVVQELSHERPRGRGMRMVEAIADRWGAEDHEGGKRVWFDMYPSG